From Pseudovibrio sp. Tun.PSC04-5.I4, a single genomic window includes:
- a CDS encoding lipid A biosynthesis acyltransferase — translation MNAKKTRRPITPRENLAYRLEWLALRAIGGILRSMPLDWASTFMGNAWRVFAPMTHRHARAKAHIMAAYPEMTLNEADKIIRDMWENLGRVSAETVLLSKIHKDTSRVIYPNPEVFAPSVGEGAVLVTMHSGNWEVVSDKAEDLGLPLAGVYQKLKNPYSEEYLVGKRDFLYKLGLYSKGHDTGTKIISILRKKGSVAFVADVRDVRGVKINFFNQQSAATHIPAALARTMNKRLIAVTARRTKGARFEIIAKEIPVARTKDRVQDAITTTQAVHDQFEEWIREEPSQWMWIMKKWI, via the coding sequence ATGAACGCGAAAAAAACCCGCCGCCCCATAACACCACGCGAAAACCTTGCCTATCGTCTTGAATGGCTAGCCCTGCGAGCTATTGGCGGAATTCTGCGCTCAATGCCGCTGGATTGGGCCTCTACATTTATGGGAAATGCCTGGCGTGTGTTCGCTCCCATGACCCACAGGCATGCGCGAGCCAAAGCGCACATCATGGCCGCCTACCCGGAAATGACGCTCAATGAAGCGGATAAAATTATCCGGGACATGTGGGAAAACCTTGGCCGGGTTTCTGCCGAGACCGTTTTGCTATCCAAAATCCACAAGGACACATCCCGCGTCATCTACCCAAATCCGGAGGTGTTTGCACCATCCGTTGGTGAAGGCGCTGTTTTGGTAACCATGCACTCCGGCAACTGGGAAGTCGTCTCAGACAAAGCAGAGGATCTGGGCCTGCCGCTGGCTGGCGTTTACCAAAAGCTCAAGAACCCATACTCAGAGGAATATTTGGTCGGCAAACGCGACTTCCTCTACAAGCTTGGCCTCTACAGCAAAGGCCATGACACCGGCACCAAAATCATCTCCATCCTACGCAAAAAAGGCTCGGTCGCCTTCGTTGCAGATGTAAGAGATGTACGCGGCGTGAAGATTAATTTCTTCAACCAGCAATCTGCTGCAACCCACATTCCAGCTGCCCTTGCCCGCACCATGAACAAGCGCCTGATCGCGGTAACAGCTCGGCGGACCAAGGGGGCTCGCTTTGAGATCATTGCCAAGGAAATCCCTGTTGCAAGAACCAAAGACCGTGTGCAGGACGCTATCACCACCACACAAGCTGTCCACGACCAGTTTGAGGAATGGATCCGTGAAGAACCATCCCAGTGGATGTGGATCATGAAAAAGTGGATCTAA
- a CDS encoding CoA ester lyase, producing the protein MKTYRSYYKPLAIGAPAPFAEPPVALERMIHFVPPHIEKMRGKIPQMISQVDVILGNLEDAIPADEKLNAREGFIKMANDNDFGSTKLWTRINSLESPWVLDDITEIVTRCGNKLDVIMLPKVNGPWDIHYLDQLLAQLEAKSGITSPIQIHAILETAEGVNNVEAIATASPRMHGMSLGPADLAASRGMKTTRVGGGHPDYQVLADSNGDAPRARYQQDLWHYTVAKMVDACLAAGIKPFYGPFGDFSDPDACESQFRNSFLMGCLGTWTLHPSQIGIAKSVFSPEPNEVKFARRILEAMPDGTGAVMLDGKMQDDATWKQAKVICDLADLVISRDPELAKAYQS; encoded by the coding sequence ATGAAAACCTATCGTTCCTATTATAAGCCACTGGCCATTGGCGCCCCTGCTCCGTTTGCTGAACCACCAGTCGCGCTGGAACGTATGATTCATTTCGTTCCGCCACACATTGAAAAAATGCGCGGAAAAATCCCGCAAATGATCTCTCAGGTCGATGTCATCCTCGGTAATCTGGAGGATGCAATTCCAGCAGATGAGAAGCTGAACGCCCGTGAGGGCTTCATCAAAATGGCCAATGACAATGATTTTGGCTCCACCAAACTCTGGACACGCATCAACTCCCTGGAAAGCCCGTGGGTTCTGGATGACATCACAGAAATCGTCACCCGCTGCGGAAACAAGCTTGATGTGATCATGCTGCCTAAGGTGAATGGCCCCTGGGATATCCATTATCTTGATCAGCTTTTGGCACAGCTGGAAGCAAAATCCGGCATCACCTCTCCAATTCAAATCCACGCCATCCTGGAAACCGCTGAGGGCGTCAACAACGTGGAGGCTATCGCAACAGCAAGCCCACGCATGCACGGCATGAGCCTTGGCCCAGCAGATCTAGCAGCCTCACGCGGTATGAAGACAACACGCGTTGGCGGTGGTCATCCAGATTATCAGGTGTTGGCAGACAGCAATGGCGATGCACCCCGCGCTCGTTATCAGCAGGATCTATGGCATTACACCGTTGCCAAGATGGTCGATGCATGTCTTGCGGCAGGCATCAAACCGTTTTACGGACCGTTTGGAGATTTCAGCGACCCAGATGCCTGCGAGTCTCAATTCCGCAATTCCTTCCTCATGGGGTGTCTGGGCACGTGGACCCTCCACCCAAGTCAGATCGGCATTGCAAAATCCGTATTCTCTCCAGAACCTAACGAAGTGAAGTTCGCACGCCGTATTTTAGAGGCCATGCCAGATGGCACCGGTGCTGTAATGCTGGACGGAAAAATGCAGGATGACGCAACATGGAAGCAGGCAAAAGTGATCTGCGACCTTGCAGATCTTGTCATTTCAAGAGATCCAGAGCTCGCCAAAGCATACCAATCCTGA
- the hspQ gene encoding heat shock protein HspQ translates to METMRTAKFRIGQVVRHRLYPFRGIVFDVDPTFDNTEEWWESIPEDARPSKDQPFYHLLAENEESEYIAYVSEQNLEQDDSGEPVRHPQVEEFFDETTDGSYIVKDVEIH, encoded by the coding sequence ATGGAGACAATGAGAACCGCGAAATTCAGAATTGGACAGGTTGTACGTCATCGCCTGTACCCGTTTCGTGGCATCGTGTTCGACGTTGATCCCACATTCGACAATACGGAAGAATGGTGGGAGTCAATTCCCGAAGATGCACGTCCAAGCAAAGACCAGCCATTTTATCACCTTCTCGCTGAAAACGAAGAGAGTGAATACATTGCCTATGTGTCAGAGCAAAACTTGGAACAGGATGACAGCGGCGAGCCTGTACGCCACCCGCAAGTCGAAGAATTTTTTGATGAAACAACAGATGGCAGCTACATCGTCAAAGACGTAGAGATTCACTAA
- a CDS encoding invasion associated locus B family protein produces MAINFKGVLTGGIIAALAAVGFAGTSVAQIAQADDAWVKVCNTDPKSKKEFCLITQELRTDTGQFLAQAVVREVTGESRKLLHLAVPPGMLIQPGLRVQVDGGKQAEAKYTICFPNACIAEMVIDDTFIAGLKKGGKLIVTTLNQQGKARPFDLTLKGFTRVYDGEAIKPEELQAKQERLQSELQKRAEAARQKLIEQQRNASE; encoded by the coding sequence ATGGCCATCAATTTTAAGGGCGTTCTGACTGGTGGGATCATTGCTGCTCTTGCCGCTGTAGGCTTTGCGGGCACTAGTGTTGCACAGATTGCACAAGCTGACGATGCTTGGGTAAAGGTATGTAACACCGATCCAAAGTCTAAGAAAGAATTCTGCCTAATTACACAGGAACTGCGCACGGACACTGGTCAGTTCCTCGCTCAAGCTGTTGTGCGTGAAGTTACTGGCGAAAGCCGTAAGTTGCTGCACCTTGCCGTTCCTCCAGGAATGCTGATTCAGCCGGGTCTGCGTGTCCAGGTTGATGGTGGCAAGCAGGCTGAGGCAAAGTACACAATCTGTTTTCCAAACGCTTGTATAGCTGAGATGGTTATTGATGACACGTTCATAGCTGGCCTGAAAAAGGGCGGTAAGCTGATCGTTACCACTTTGAACCAGCAGGGTAAGGCTCGTCCATTCGACCTCACCTTGAAAGGGTTCACTCGTGTGTATGATGGCGAAGCTATCAAGCCAGAAGAATTGCAGGCTAAGCAAGAGCGTTTGCAATCTGAACTTCAAAAGCGTGCTGAAGCTGCACGTCAGAAATTGATTGAACAGCAGCGTAATGCAAGCGAATAA
- a CDS encoding extracellular solute-binding protein gives MTTFDRCVNGLTTLTRGLVVISSMSAMTCTLAFAEDTVPWTYGIAMHGEPALPADYAHLPYANPQAPKGGRLSLGVQGTFDSLNSFALKGAWTSARGMKERQMGSYILESLLLRSNDEAFTLYGHLAEAVRIPDERNWIEFRLNPAAKFSNGDPLTTDDIIFSLQTIRDHGRPPFARWYGKVVKFEKTGERSIKLHFKDGSDRELPLLIALAPIFNSRTTNPETFGNTTLTPPVGTGPYIFSEINPGRRTTYKRRDDYWAKDLPQKIGFDNFDEVTVDYYRDYNALQESFRKGDSEALIYSNPSLWENAGNFPAFEEGKVVKDVFERGTPPSMTGIAFNTRRPQFADKRVRQALGMLLDFDWINRTLFDGLYKRTDGYWDNTDLSSIGQPANEIEKKLLAPFPDAVTEDIMDGTWRPSQADGSGRDRKELRKALNLLTQAGYKLDQGKLVHAQTGEQFAFEILVRVQDEEKVALALQRTAKLLGIEITVRFADAAQFEERRSSFDFDSLFSTWFASLSPGGEQYSRWSSAAADTRSSRNIVGAKEPAIDALVEALVAARSREEFVASVRAFDRTLISGFYAIPLYHAPAEWVARWTTTEHPQKTPLYGMQYDTWWNAPKE, from the coding sequence ATGACGACTTTCGATAGATGTGTGAATGGACTAACCACTTTAACTAGGGGGCTTGTTGTCATTTCCAGTATGAGCGCCATGACATGCACCTTGGCGTTTGCTGAAGATACAGTTCCATGGACTTATGGGATTGCAATGCATGGCGAACCGGCACTCCCAGCGGATTATGCCCATCTGCCCTACGCAAACCCGCAGGCTCCCAAAGGAGGCCGGTTATCCCTGGGGGTGCAAGGAACATTCGACAGTCTGAATTCATTTGCCCTCAAAGGGGCGTGGACATCAGCACGTGGAATGAAGGAACGCCAGATGGGATCCTACATTCTGGAAAGCCTTCTCCTACGGTCCAATGATGAGGCGTTTACATTATATGGGCATCTGGCAGAGGCCGTCCGCATACCGGATGAACGCAACTGGATTGAGTTCCGCCTGAACCCTGCTGCCAAATTCTCCAATGGCGATCCCCTCACAACAGACGACATCATCTTCTCGCTGCAAACCATCCGCGATCATGGTCGCCCACCTTTTGCCCGCTGGTACGGCAAGGTGGTGAAGTTCGAAAAAACAGGCGAACGATCCATCAAACTGCATTTTAAAGACGGCAGCGACAGAGAACTTCCATTGCTGATTGCTCTGGCGCCCATCTTCAACAGCCGCACCACAAATCCTGAAACATTCGGCAACACCACGCTAACCCCGCCAGTTGGAACCGGTCCCTACATCTTCTCCGAGATCAACCCTGGTCGCCGCACAACATACAAACGCCGTGATGATTACTGGGCAAAAGACCTACCTCAAAAAATCGGTTTCGATAACTTTGATGAAGTAACAGTCGACTATTACCGTGATTACAATGCACTGCAGGAATCCTTTAGAAAAGGCGACAGCGAAGCCCTGATCTACAGCAACCCAAGCCTTTGGGAAAATGCAGGTAACTTCCCCGCATTTGAAGAGGGCAAAGTTGTCAAGGACGTCTTTGAACGTGGCACTCCACCCAGCATGACAGGCATCGCATTTAACACAAGACGCCCTCAGTTTGCAGACAAACGCGTACGTCAAGCGCTTGGAATGCTATTGGATTTTGACTGGATCAACAGGACGCTCTTCGACGGTCTTTATAAGCGCACCGATGGGTATTGGGATAACACAGACCTGTCCTCCATAGGCCAACCAGCAAACGAGATTGAGAAAAAACTCCTCGCACCATTCCCTGATGCAGTGACGGAAGACATCATGGACGGGACATGGCGCCCTTCACAGGCAGATGGCTCCGGGCGCGACCGCAAAGAATTACGCAAAGCACTTAACCTGCTAACACAGGCTGGATACAAATTAGATCAGGGCAAACTCGTTCATGCGCAAACAGGCGAACAGTTCGCTTTCGAAATTCTCGTCCGTGTACAGGATGAAGAGAAAGTTGCACTTGCTTTACAACGCACCGCAAAACTTCTCGGAATTGAAATTACAGTCCGGTTTGCAGATGCTGCTCAGTTTGAAGAACGCCGTTCATCCTTTGATTTTGATAGTCTCTTCTCCACGTGGTTTGCATCCCTTTCTCCAGGCGGAGAGCAGTATTCACGCTGGTCCTCTGCAGCTGCAGATACTAGGAGTTCCAGAAACATAGTAGGTGCAAAGGAGCCTGCAATCGATGCACTCGTAGAGGCTCTGGTTGCTGCCCGCAGCCGCGAGGAATTCGTCGCTTCCGTTCGTGCCTTTGACCGGACACTCATCTCTGGTTTCTATGCCATTCCTCTGTATCACGCCCCGGCAGAATGGGTCGCTCGCTGGACCACAACAGAGCACCCACAAAAAACACCACTTTACGGCATGCAGTACGATACCTGGTGGAACGCACCTAAAGAGTAG
- a CDS encoding class I adenylate-forming enzyme family protein, with the protein MILSNTDAIANHSTTGVWGNITLDMLFRRAAQKHPNRLALVDAPDRETWTGGKPRHLTYSEAEDEISRIAGFFAAVGMEPDHIIGLQSPNTVDTVLCMLGALRAGLIVSPFPLHWRHSEILRALSTVDAKALITADRVETRMLGDEARDAAADFFSLRFVFGLGSDIPDGLIDMGPMIAQNGDAFPEPVVEREGVPANHIATLTWVHSGSEISPIPRSHNHWVSTGLMPFLETRLEPGARILLPYVLCGITGIGAGLIPWLLSEGTLHLHHPRSLSTLTDHARSIEANYVLTPGPLSAHLNGALDGWNTNTVATWSITSPKPLNYRAKGVMTDLHVLDEYALVAHLRGHSEEPVPLIPGNQFAPSTSTHGPCLINIEPVEITENFSSKKLSTEINYHLKLKGAMVPDADWPSSESHFKFFTNELGEHGLITQIPVGVHEVTRAIHGFGTPGQRAPGLLELERLDEIYSEFSGVKEAAAFLVEDELMGARLMVAVVPSEGLLVDVEAFYAYLDASRVSLTMMPHRILSLRALPMTDDGLVDRQKLTRRSQPKQTEAVA; encoded by the coding sequence ATGATACTGTCAAATACCGATGCAATTGCAAATCACAGCACAACAGGCGTTTGGGGCAATATTACGCTCGACATGCTGTTTCGTCGTGCAGCGCAAAAACATCCAAACCGTTTGGCATTGGTAGACGCACCAGACCGGGAAACATGGACAGGCGGCAAACCACGCCACTTGACCTACTCTGAAGCAGAAGATGAGATCAGCCGTATCGCTGGCTTTTTTGCAGCTGTCGGCATGGAACCTGACCATATAATAGGCCTCCAATCACCAAACACTGTCGATACTGTGCTGTGTATGTTAGGCGCTTTGCGCGCAGGCCTGATTGTCTCTCCCTTTCCGTTGCATTGGCGTCACTCTGAAATATTGCGAGCGCTCAGCACCGTAGACGCAAAGGCGCTGATCACAGCTGACCGTGTTGAAACGCGCATGCTCGGTGACGAAGCTCGCGATGCAGCGGCAGATTTCTTCTCTTTGCGATTTGTTTTCGGATTAGGGAGTGACATTCCAGACGGACTTATTGATATGGGTCCGATGATTGCCCAAAACGGAGATGCATTTCCAGAACCTGTCGTGGAGCGTGAAGGCGTACCTGCCAACCACATCGCAACACTCACCTGGGTTCACTCCGGATCAGAAATTAGCCCAATCCCGCGCAGTCACAACCATTGGGTTTCAACAGGCCTCATGCCTTTCCTTGAAACACGGTTGGAACCGGGTGCCCGTATACTGTTGCCTTATGTCCTCTGCGGGATAACTGGCATTGGGGCGGGTCTCATACCGTGGTTATTGAGCGAAGGAACACTTCATCTCCATCATCCACGCTCGTTATCCACATTAACGGACCACGCAAGGTCAATAGAAGCAAATTATGTTTTAACCCCTGGACCGCTGTCAGCGCACTTAAATGGAGCGCTCGATGGGTGGAACACCAACACTGTGGCGACCTGGTCAATCACGTCTCCCAAGCCGCTCAACTACCGTGCTAAAGGCGTCATGACAGACCTTCATGTGCTGGATGAATATGCATTAGTCGCTCATTTGAGAGGTCATTCTGAGGAACCAGTACCACTCATTCCGGGCAACCAATTTGCACCTAGTACCTCTACACATGGCCCATGCCTCATTAATATAGAGCCCGTTGAAATTACGGAGAATTTTTCCTCCAAAAAACTCAGTACAGAGATAAATTATCACCTAAAATTAAAGGGCGCGATGGTGCCAGATGCAGACTGGCCATCTAGCGAGTCGCATTTCAAATTCTTTACAAATGAACTGGGCGAACATGGCCTGATTACCCAGATCCCTGTTGGTGTCCACGAGGTTACACGAGCTATCCACGGATTTGGAACACCTGGTCAAAGAGCCCCTGGTCTTTTGGAACTGGAACGCCTCGACGAGATATATAGTGAATTTTCGGGGGTAAAAGAGGCAGCCGCTTTTCTGGTAGAAGATGAATTAATGGGTGCGCGCCTTATGGTAGCAGTGGTACCGTCTGAAGGACTTCTCGTAGATGTGGAAGCGTTCTACGCTTATCTCGATGCATCTCGGGTCAGTCTTACCATGATGCCGCACCGTATTCTGTCATTGCGAGCTTTACCAATGACGGATGATGGCCTTGTAGATAGACAGAAATTGACCAGACGCTCCCAGCCTAAACAAACGGAAGCTGTCGCCTGA
- a CDS encoding DsbA family oxidoreductase: MPKPAPILIDVISDVMCPWCFIGKRRLEKALMMLPQSSVQVQWHPYQLDATIPKEGKDRKKYLEDKFGGTERAKEIYANITDAGADEDIPFDFDAITKSPNTIDSHRLIRWARSEGMQDAMVEELFRLYFVDGADLTDHQTLVDAAERAGLNSKLVSELLNSEQDVKEVEADVVRAHEIGVTGVPFFVIDGRFAVAGAENPETLAAAIRHAEETKTGE; encoded by the coding sequence ATGCCCAAACCTGCCCCAATACTAATTGATGTTATCTCTGACGTCATGTGCCCCTGGTGTTTCATCGGCAAGCGCCGACTGGAAAAAGCACTCATGATGTTGCCGCAAAGCTCCGTGCAGGTTCAGTGGCACCCCTATCAACTTGATGCGACCATCCCCAAAGAAGGCAAGGATCGCAAAAAGTATCTTGAAGATAAATTCGGCGGCACTGAGCGAGCCAAGGAAATTTACGCAAATATTACCGATGCGGGTGCCGATGAGGACATTCCATTTGATTTTGATGCCATCACTAAGTCTCCCAATACCATTGATAGCCACCGGTTAATCCGCTGGGCTCGGTCAGAAGGGATGCAGGATGCTATGGTCGAGGAGCTCTTCCGCCTCTACTTTGTGGATGGAGCTGATCTGACCGACCACCAGACACTCGTAGATGCAGCAGAACGGGCTGGATTGAATAGCAAACTCGTCTCGGAGCTTCTCAATTCGGAACAGGATGTGAAAGAAGTCGAGGCCGATGTTGTACGGGCCCACGAGATTGGCGTAACAGGCGTTCCATTCTTCGTAATCGATGGCCGTTTCGCGGTTGCAGGTGCTGAAAATCCCGAAACACTGGCCGCTGCAATCCGTCATGCAGAAGAAACAAAAACTGGCGAGTAG
- the eno gene encoding phosphopyruvate hydratase, with protein MTAIIDIIGREILDSRGNPTVEVDVLLEDGSFGRAAVPSGASTGAFEAVERRDGGERYLGKGVEDAIEAVNGEIFDAVGGMEAEDQIKVDHAMIELDGTANKSRLGANAILGVSLAVAKAAAEASALPLYRYVGGIGARTLPVPMMNIINGGEHADNPIDFQEFMIMPVGASSLRDAVRMGSEIFHTLKKGLSAAGHNTNVGDEGGFAPNIGSTDEAIGFVLKAIEKAGYTPGDDVMLAFDAAATEFYADGKYNLKGENKVLGSQEMARYLEDLVTKYPVFSIEDGMAEEDWEGWKAVTEAIGDKCQLVGDDLFVTNTERLARGIATNTANSILVKVNQIGSLTETMEAVEMAHRAAYTSVMSHRSGETEDNTIADLAVAFNCGQIKTGSLSRSDRMAKYNQLIRIEEELGPQGIYAGRSILRG; from the coding sequence ATGACTGCTATCATCGACATTATTGGTCGCGAAATTCTCGACAGCCGCGGCAACCCTACTGTAGAAGTTGATGTGCTTTTGGAAGACGGCTCCTTCGGTCGGGCTGCTGTTCCGTCAGGCGCTTCCACTGGCGCATTTGAAGCTGTTGAACGCCGCGATGGCGGCGAGCGTTACCTTGGCAAAGGTGTTGAGGACGCAATTGAAGCTGTAAACGGCGAAATCTTTGATGCTGTCGGCGGTATGGAAGCCGAAGATCAGATCAAAGTTGATCATGCAATGATTGAGCTTGACGGCACTGCTAACAAAAGCCGTCTTGGTGCAAACGCAATTCTCGGCGTTTCCCTTGCTGTTGCAAAAGCTGCTGCTGAAGCATCTGCTCTGCCGCTTTACCGTTACGTAGGCGGTATTGGCGCGCGCACTCTGCCTGTTCCGATGATGAACATCATCAACGGCGGTGAACATGCTGACAACCCAATCGATTTCCAAGAATTCATGATCATGCCAGTGGGCGCAAGCTCTTTGCGTGATGCTGTTCGCATGGGTTCTGAAATCTTCCACACCTTGAAAAAGGGTTTGTCCGCTGCAGGTCACAACACCAATGTTGGCGACGAAGGTGGTTTTGCACCTAACATCGGTTCTACCGATGAAGCAATTGGTTTTGTACTGAAGGCGATCGAAAAAGCTGGTTACACTCCTGGCGACGACGTGATGCTTGCATTTGATGCTGCTGCGACTGAGTTCTATGCAGATGGCAAGTACAACCTGAAAGGCGAGAACAAAGTTCTTGGCTCCCAGGAAATGGCACGTTACCTTGAAGATCTGGTAACAAAGTACCCTGTGTTCTCAATCGAAGACGGCATGGCTGAAGAAGATTGGGAAGGCTGGAAAGCTGTTACCGAAGCAATCGGCGACAAATGTCAGCTGGTTGGCGATGATCTCTTCGTGACCAACACTGAGCGTCTTGCACGCGGTATTGCTACCAACACTGCAAACTCCATCCTCGTTAAAGTGAACCAGATTGGCTCTTTGACAGAGACCATGGAAGCTGTTGAGATGGCACACCGTGCGGCATACACTTCAGTTATGTCTCATCGTTCTGGTGAAACCGAAGACAATACCATTGCTGATCTTGCAGTTGCATTCAACTGTGGCCAGATCAAAACTGGTTCTCTGTCCCGTTCTGACCGTATGGCTAAGTACAACCAGCTTATCCGTATTGAAGAAGAACTGGGTCCTCAGGGCATCTATGCTGGTCGTTCTATCCTTCGCGGATAA
- the kdsA gene encoding 3-deoxy-8-phosphooctulonate synthase, protein MSQPNSEVSIGKALFSNSKPFSLIAGPCQMESRSHAMEMAQAVKEIAEELGIGLVFKASYDKANRTSLSASRGMGMKAGLEVFAEIKETYGLPVITDVHEPSHCAPVGEVCDVLQIPAYLCRQTDLLVAAANTGRVINVKKGQFLAPWDMKNVMTKIVESGNSNVMLCERGTTFGYNTLISDMRALPTMASMGAPVVFDATHSVQQPGGLGGSSGGQREFVATLARAAVSVGVAGLFIETHDDPDNTTSSDGPNMIPLNRLKDLLQWLQEFDAVAKNGTFTL, encoded by the coding sequence GTGTCTCAGCCAAACTCCGAAGTTTCGATTGGCAAAGCCCTCTTTTCAAATAGCAAGCCGTTTTCTCTGATTGCTGGTCCATGCCAGATGGAGAGCCGTTCGCATGCGATGGAAATGGCTCAAGCCGTAAAAGAGATCGCTGAGGAACTTGGTATTGGCCTGGTTTTCAAGGCGTCCTACGACAAAGCAAACCGAACCAGTCTTTCTGCCAGTCGTGGTATGGGCATGAAGGCTGGCTTGGAGGTCTTTGCTGAAATCAAGGAAACCTATGGTCTTCCTGTCATTACAGATGTTCACGAGCCCAGCCATTGTGCGCCGGTTGGTGAAGTTTGTGATGTTCTTCAGATCCCAGCTTACCTTTGTCGTCAAACAGATCTATTGGTCGCAGCGGCGAATACTGGCCGAGTGATCAATGTTAAAAAAGGTCAGTTTTTAGCACCTTGGGACATGAAAAACGTCATGACCAAGATTGTTGAAAGCGGAAATTCCAATGTCATGCTGTGTGAGCGTGGCACGACATTCGGATACAACACGCTTATCTCAGATATGCGTGCTCTGCCTACCATGGCCAGCATGGGTGCCCCTGTTGTGTTCGATGCAACGCACTCAGTTCAGCAACCCGGTGGGCTTGGTGGCTCATCAGGTGGTCAGCGCGAGTTTGTGGCAACGCTTGCTCGTGCCGCTGTTTCCGTTGGCGTTGCGGGTCTGTTTATTGAAACGCATGATGATCCAGACAACACAACGTCATCTGATGGTCCTAATATGATTCCTTTGAACCGCCTCAAAGATCTTTTGCAGTGGCTGCAAGAGTTCGATGCGGTAGCAAAAAACGGAACATTTACGCTTTAG